In one window of Ruminococcus albus AD2013 DNA:
- a CDS encoding CheR family methyltransferase: MISNVDTGINELDFNKLVHFVKKGYGIDLEGKQFLVQSRLANYIADCGFSSFSEYLDAVFDDTSGREVANLINKLTTNHTYFMRESEHFDHFREVFLPRAEKAVRDHDLRIWSAGCSYGNEPYNLAMCLDEYFGFNRSKWDLKILATDISFNALRQASKGVYTEKSLENLPEEWREKFFDKTSHGLYQVKERIRKNVVFKYHNLMDEINFKKSFDLILCRNVMIYFDDETKSDLCKRFYNATEEGGYLYIGHAESAPLDMPYIREKPAVYRKKTEVSSI, encoded by the coding sequence GTGATATCAAATGTTGATACAGGCATCAATGAACTTGATTTCAATAAACTTGTACATTTTGTCAAAAAAGGCTACGGCATCGACCTTGAAGGAAAGCAGTTCCTTGTGCAGTCGAGACTTGCAAACTATATCGCTGACTGCGGCTTCAGCAGCTTCAGCGAGTACCTTGATGCTGTATTTGACGATACATCGGGCAGAGAGGTAGCTAACCTTATAAATAAGCTGACTACAAATCATACCTATTTCATGCGTGAATCCGAGCATTTCGACCATTTCCGCGAAGTCTTTCTGCCCCGGGCTGAAAAAGCCGTGCGTGACCATGATCTCAGGATATGGTCGGCGGGCTGTTCCTACGGTAACGAGCCTTATAATCTTGCCATGTGCCTTGATGAGTATTTCGGTTTCAACCGCTCCAAGTGGGACTTGAAGATACTGGCAACAGATATTTCATTCAACGCACTCAGGCAGGCTTCAAAGGGCGTGTACACCGAAAAATCTCTTGAAAATCTCCCCGAGGAATGGCGGGAAAAGTTCTTTGATAAGACCTCTCACGGTCTTTATCAGGTCAAGGAACGCATACGCAAAAACGTTGTATTCAAATACCATAATCTTATGGATGAGATAAATTTCAAGAAAAGCTTTGATCTTATTCTCTGCCGCAACGTCATGATATATTTTGATGATGAAACGAAATCCGACCTGTGCAAACGTTTCTACAATGCCACGGAAGAGGGCGGATATCTGTATATAGGTCACGCTGAATCTGCGCCATTGGATATGCCCTATATCAGGGAGAAGCCTGCTGTCTACCGTAAGAAAACGGAGGTGAGCAGCATATGA
- a CDS encoding chemotaxis protein CheB: MIVYLISDDLKMHELLAGGLKELLTGDTVIAAFPLRKAKMMIAHRKPSVIVLDIDAGEQFDAAAYIKELCPRYSIPIIVVTASKSPQSALLSAGAIDIILHQSGTAADEKLLQRVSTSIISSVSIIKPRFYPQKISDCERVIVIGGSTGSTNALPVVLKGLPADCPPVVCVLHMPEGYTKIYATQLDAALPMKVTEAVSGTYLKRGMVIIAAGGKHLRVFRDKKGYFVTSEAGVKVNGHCPSVDVLFDSAAYAAKKNAIGVILTGMGSDGAKGMLDMRKLGAYNIAESEKTAVVYGMPKVAAENGAANISLPLDEIASHIINKLNDT; this comes from the coding sequence ATGATAGTATATCTGATATCAGATGACCTTAAAATGCATGAGCTGCTTGCAGGCGGCTTGAAAGAACTTCTGACAGGGGATACTGTGATAGCGGCGTTCCCTCTGAGAAAAGCAAAGATGATGATAGCCCACCGTAAACCCTCTGTGATCGTACTGGATATAGATGCAGGTGAGCAATTTGATGCCGCCGCTTATATAAAGGAACTCTGTCCGAGGTATTCGATACCCATAATCGTTGTTACCGCAAGCAAAAGTCCTCAGTCGGCACTGCTTTCGGCAGGGGCGATAGATATCATACTTCATCAGAGCGGTACAGCGGCTGACGAAAAACTCTTACAGCGTGTCAGCACGAGTATAATAAGTTCTGTAAGCATTATCAAGCCGAGGTTCTATCCACAGAAGATAAGCGACTGCGAGCGGGTCATAGTAATAGGCGGCTCAACGGGGAGCACAAATGCCCTGCCCGTGGTGCTGAAAGGTCTGCCTGCGGACTGTCCCCCTGTGGTGTGTGTACTGCATATGCCCGAGGGTTATACCAAGATTTATGCAACTCAGCTTGATGCGGCACTGCCGATGAAAGTCACCGAAGCAGTATCGGGCACATATCTCAAACGCGGCATGGTGATAATCGCGGCAGGCGGAAAGCATCTCAGGGTATTTCGCGATAAAAAGGGCTATTTTGTCACAAGTGAAGCGGGCGTAAAGGTCAACGGTCACTGCCCCTCGGTGGACGTTCTTTTCGATTCTGCGGCGTATGCGGCAAAAAAGAACGCCATAGGCGTTATACTTACAGGTATGGGCAGTGACGGCGCAAAGGGTATGCTGGATATGCGCAAGCTTGGGGCATACAATATCGCCGAATCCGAAAAAACAGCGGTGGTATACGGTATGCCGAAAGTCGCCGCAGAGAACGGTGCCGCAAATATCAGCCTGCCCCTTGATGAGATAGCATCTCATATTATCAATAAACTTAATGACACATAA
- a CDS encoding chemotaxis protein CheW produces the protein MEESNNKYLIFTVDDKTFAMGFSDVRLIVPRQNASEVPDLPDYVEGTIVNDGVTITVIDLRKRFGYPRRMRTDRECIIICDTEKRLGLLCDNITGFVEKSQEEIQPPPDVNDEVNPRFISGTFLHEDKPCFIITPDLVIRPDDEEKFAAAADAAKDQ, from the coding sequence TTGGAGGAGAGCAATAATAAATATCTTATCTTTACCGTTGATGACAAGACCTTTGCCATGGGTTTTTCTGATGTACGGCTTATAGTGCCGCGGCAGAATGCAAGCGAAGTCCCCGACCTGCCCGATTATGTTGAGGGCACTATCGTCAACGACGGCGTGACTATAACAGTCATTGACCTCAGGAAAAGATTCGGCTATCCGAGACGTATGAGGACTGACCGCGAATGTATAATCATCTGCGATACCGAGAAACGCCTTGGTCTGCTGTGCGATAATATCACGGGCTTTGTTGAGAAAAGTCAGGAGGAAATACAGCCTCCCCCCGATGTCAACGATGAGGTCAACCCCCGATTTATCAGCGGAACTTTTCTGCATGAGGACAAGCCCTGTTTCATCATCACCCCCGACTTGGTCATACGCCCCGATGATGAAGAAAAATTCGCCGCCGCAGCAGATGCGGCAAAAGATCAATAA
- the cysK gene encoding cysteine synthase A produces the protein MANIYKNIGELVGKTPLLEADRFSKAVGAEGKILAKLEYFNPAGSVKDRVALNLIEDAEKNGTLKEGSTIIEPTSGNTGIGLAAVGVSKGYKVILTMPETMSVERRNLLKAYGAEIVLTEGSKGMTGAIKKAEELNKEIANSVILGQFVNPANPAVHLATTGPEIWDDTDGNVDIFIAGVGTGGTVTGVGQYLKSKNPNVKIIAVEPASSPVLSQGKSGAHKIQGIGAGFVPDVLDTKVYDEVFAVENNDAFAAGNKFAKTEGILVGISSGAALFAAAELSKRPENKGKTIVALLPDTGERYLSTALFD, from the coding sequence ATGGCAAACATCTACAAGAACATTGGCGAACTTGTCGGCAAAACTCCTCTGCTGGAGGCTGACAGATTTTCAAAGGCTGTAGGCGCAGAAGGAAAGATACTGGCTAAGCTTGAATACTTCAACCCCGCAGGAAGCGTTAAGGACAGAGTTGCCCTGAACCTCATCGAGGACGCAGAGAAGAACGGCACACTGAAAGAGGGTTCTACCATCATCGAGCCTACATCGGGCAACACAGGTATCGGTCTGGCGGCAGTGGGCGTATCCAAGGGCTACAAGGTCATACTTACAATGCCTGAGACCATGAGCGTTGAGAGAAGAAACCTGCTGAAGGCTTACGGCGCAGAGATCGTACTGACAGAGGGTTCAAAGGGCATGACAGGCGCTATCAAGAAGGCTGAGGAACTCAACAAGGAGATCGCAAACTCCGTTATACTCGGTCAGTTCGTAAATCCCGCTAACCCTGCTGTACACCTTGCTACAACAGGCCCCGAGATCTGGGACGACACTGACGGAAATGTTGACATCTTCATCGCAGGCGTAGGTACAGGCGGTACTGTAACAGGCGTTGGTCAGTATCTGAAATCCAAGAACCCCAATGTCAAGATAATCGCAGTTGAACCTGCTTCTTCTCCTGTACTTTCTCAGGGCAAGTCCGGCGCACACAAGATACAGGGTATCGGTGCAGGCTTCGTTCCCGATGTACTTGATACAAAGGTATATGATGAAGTATTCGCAGTTGAGAACAACGACGCTTTCGCAGCAGGCAACAAGTTCGCTAAGACAGAGGGTATCCTTGTAGGTATCTCTTCGGGTGCGGCACTTTTCGCAGCTGCTGAACTTTCAAAGCGTCCCGAGAACAAGGGCAAGACAATCGTTGCACTTCTTCCCGATACAGGTGAGAGATATCTCTCAACCGCACTGTTTGACTGA